The proteins below come from a single Hippocampus zosterae strain Florida chromosome 5, ASM2543408v3, whole genome shotgun sequence genomic window:
- the LOC127600530 gene encoding lymphocyte activation gene 3 protein isoform X2 yields the protein MFAESNSQVILPCDCNTSSSIAITWTKDNQGTVWRQERSGLQFWGSRWLQKGQQRVRCPRCQLPGGDCGLRISDVREEDGGRYACKFQSGGQMITRWLVLRVIKVSFYPVAPVAGVHVSINCSVSPRPQGATVEWRLNNGSFAPSSGGSPPTPRWSLQEKASVRLAGEWMCVVASGGAQGRASAPLTVRGIVHPSRDATKVYAAVGSGATLPCVFSRGSTPSKPTWQKLQAGSLWRPASFSSSPPASQPAWDHSARLKETALEDEGTYRCGGVVEGRSLSRKVQLVVATIERSVTRKKTLTLTCQLTDTSEVTRYRWVRVTHDASGERRAESVQEGKSLRVSDVSRGDAGEWACRFFGARGLLGNVTQRIGPPLDHASGSAGVSPSTAVALGVSALLLLLLLLLARMYKNHQRRKRIFQYTTLESILHARSKESEARDPSRAIKGT from the exons ATGTTTGCTGAGTCCAACTCACAAGTTATTCTCCCCTGCGACTGCAACACCTCTTCGTCAATCGCCATCACCTGGACCAAGGATAACCAAGG CACCGTATGGAGGCAGGAGAGGAGCGGCTTGCAATTTTGGGGCTCGAGATGGCTGCAGAAAGGTCAGCAGCGTGTGCGCTGCCCCCGCTGCCAGCTCCCGGGAGGCGACTGCGGCCTGCGAATCAGCGACGTCCGCGAGGAGGACGGCGGCCGCTACGCTTGCAAGTTTCAGAGCGGTGGACAAATGATCACGCGCTGGCTCGTGCTGAGAGTCATCAAAG TGTCTTTCTATCCGGTGGCGCCGGTGGCGGGGGTCCACGTGTCCATCAACTGCAGTGTGAGCCCCAGGCCTCAAGGTGCCACAGTGGAGTGGCGACTGAACAACGGCTCGTTTGCGCCTTCTAGCGGGGGGAGCCCGCCGACCCCTCGGTGGAGCTTGCAGGAGAAGGCGAGCGTGCGATTGGCGGGAGAGTGGATGTGCGTGGTGGCCAGCGGAGGCGCCCAAGGCCGAGCCTCGGCCCCTTTAACCGTGAGAG GAATAGTCCACCCGTCCCGAGACGCGACCAAGGTTTACGCCGCCGTGGGGTCCGGAGCCACCCTCCCCTGCGTCTTCTCCCGTGGCTCAACCCCCTCGAAGCCCACCTGGCAGAAACTCCAAGCCGGCTCTCTCTGGAGGCCCgcttccttctcctcttcccCGCCCGCTTCCCAGCCCGCTTGGGACCACTCGGCCCGTTTAAAAGAGACCGCCCTCGAGGACGAGGGAACGTACAGATGCGGCGGGGTGGTGGAAGGACGCAGCCTGTCTCGGAAAGTGCAGCTGGTTGTAGCCACGA TTGAGCGCAGCGTCACCCGGAAGAAAACGCTCACGCTGACCTGTCAGCTGACGGACACCAGCGAGGTCACCCGCTACCGGTGGGTCCGCGTGACCCACGACGCCAGCGGCGAACGCCGCGCGGAATCCGTCCAGGAGGGGAAGAGTCTTCGCGTGAGCGACGTGTCGCGCGGGGACGCCGGCGAATGGGCGTGTCGCTTTTTCGGAGCGCGGGGACTCCTGGGCAACGTAACGCAACGCATCGGGCCTCCATTGG ATCACGCAAGCGGCTCGGCGGGAGTGTCGCCCAGCACCGCAGTCGCGCTTGGTGTCAGtgctcttctgcttcttctgctCCTGCTTCTGGCTCGGATGTACAAGAACCACCAGAGG AGAAAAAGAATTTTCCAGTACACCACGCTGGAGTCGATTCTCCATGCGAGGTCCAAGGAGAGCGAGGCAAGAGACCCAAGTCGAGCGATAAAAGGGACCTGA
- the LOC127600530 gene encoding lymphocyte activation gene 3 protein isoform X1, with product MLLEYLILALIRIPFSEARHELQEMFAESNSQVILPCDCNTSSSIAITWTKDNQGTVWRQERSGLQFWGSRWLQKGQQRVRCPRCQLPGGDCGLRISDVREEDGGRYACKFQSGGQMITRWLVLRVIKVSFYPVAPVAGVHVSINCSVSPRPQGATVEWRLNNGSFAPSSGGSPPTPRWSLQEKASVRLAGEWMCVVASGGAQGRASAPLTVRGIVHPSRDATKVYAAVGSGATLPCVFSRGSTPSKPTWQKLQAGSLWRPASFSSSPPASQPAWDHSARLKETALEDEGTYRCGGVVEGRSLSRKVQLVVATIERSVTRKKTLTLTCQLTDTSEVTRYRWVRVTHDASGERRAESVQEGKSLRVSDVSRGDAGEWACRFFGARGLLGNVTQRIGPPLDHASGSAGVSPSTAVALGVSALLLLLLLLLARMYKNHQRRKRIFQYTTLESILHARSKESEARDPSRAIKGT from the exons ATGCTTCTGGAGTATTTGATCTTAGCTCTGATTCGGATCCCCTTCTCTG AGGCTCGCCATGAGCTACAGGAGATGTTTGCTGAGTCCAACTCACAAGTTATTCTCCCCTGCGACTGCAACACCTCTTCGTCAATCGCCATCACCTGGACCAAGGATAACCAAGG CACCGTATGGAGGCAGGAGAGGAGCGGCTTGCAATTTTGGGGCTCGAGATGGCTGCAGAAAGGTCAGCAGCGTGTGCGCTGCCCCCGCTGCCAGCTCCCGGGAGGCGACTGCGGCCTGCGAATCAGCGACGTCCGCGAGGAGGACGGCGGCCGCTACGCTTGCAAGTTTCAGAGCGGTGGACAAATGATCACGCGCTGGCTCGTGCTGAGAGTCATCAAAG TGTCTTTCTATCCGGTGGCGCCGGTGGCGGGGGTCCACGTGTCCATCAACTGCAGTGTGAGCCCCAGGCCTCAAGGTGCCACAGTGGAGTGGCGACTGAACAACGGCTCGTTTGCGCCTTCTAGCGGGGGGAGCCCGCCGACCCCTCGGTGGAGCTTGCAGGAGAAGGCGAGCGTGCGATTGGCGGGAGAGTGGATGTGCGTGGTGGCCAGCGGAGGCGCCCAAGGCCGAGCCTCGGCCCCTTTAACCGTGAGAG GAATAGTCCACCCGTCCCGAGACGCGACCAAGGTTTACGCCGCCGTGGGGTCCGGAGCCACCCTCCCCTGCGTCTTCTCCCGTGGCTCAACCCCCTCGAAGCCCACCTGGCAGAAACTCCAAGCCGGCTCTCTCTGGAGGCCCgcttccttctcctcttcccCGCCCGCTTCCCAGCCCGCTTGGGACCACTCGGCCCGTTTAAAAGAGACCGCCCTCGAGGACGAGGGAACGTACAGATGCGGCGGGGTGGTGGAAGGACGCAGCCTGTCTCGGAAAGTGCAGCTGGTTGTAGCCACGA TTGAGCGCAGCGTCACCCGGAAGAAAACGCTCACGCTGACCTGTCAGCTGACGGACACCAGCGAGGTCACCCGCTACCGGTGGGTCCGCGTGACCCACGACGCCAGCGGCGAACGCCGCGCGGAATCCGTCCAGGAGGGGAAGAGTCTTCGCGTGAGCGACGTGTCGCGCGGGGACGCCGGCGAATGGGCGTGTCGCTTTTTCGGAGCGCGGGGACTCCTGGGCAACGTAACGCAACGCATCGGGCCTCCATTGG ATCACGCAAGCGGCTCGGCGGGAGTGTCGCCCAGCACCGCAGTCGCGCTTGGTGTCAGtgctcttctgcttcttctgctCCTGCTTCTGGCTCGGATGTACAAGAACCACCAGAGG AGAAAAAGAATTTTCCAGTACACCACGCTGGAGTCGATTCTCCATGCGAGGTCCAAGGAGAGCGAGGCAAGAGACCCAAGTCGAGCGATAAAAGGGACCTGA